The Nitrospirota bacterium genome segment TTTCCCTCTCAATGTCCATAGAATCCAGCACCTGTTCGGACATTTCACGTTTTGAAAGTGCGCCGGTCAGCTCCAGTATCCTGTCTGCAAGTGTGGATTTGCCGTGGTCTATGTGGGCAATGATTGAAAAATTTCTTATGTTGCTCTCAGCCATAGAATTAAAGGGGAAGCCGTTTAAGCACAAGCCCTGCGGCGCCTATTGAGCCGCTGCCTTCATGAAATGTGGTCTTTAATATCTCAACATTATGCAAAAGCGGCTCAAGCGCCCTTTTGGAAACCTCTGTCCTCAGTTCTTCTATAAACAGGTCCCATGAACTGATAAGCCCGCCGCCGAGTATAACCGCATCAGGGCTGAAAATGTTTATCAGATTGGCAATGCCGATGCCCAGATACCTCCCGGTTTCTCTGAAAATATCACGGCTCAGATTGTCGCCTTCAAGGGCAGTCTTGTATACAAGCTCAGGCGTTATCCTATAGAAATTGCCGTCGTAGCAGTTCCTTAATATGCTATTTGCGCCTTCCTCAAGCAGTGTAATTGCCCTGTCCACAATAGCCCTGCCTGAGACATATGATTCAAGGCAACCGAAACTGCCGCAGGTGCAGAAGCGTCCTGAAGAGTCGGGATTAATAACCATATGCCCCACCTCCATCGGACCCTCAAAAAGCTCGCCTTTATAAATTAAACCGCCGCCTAATCCGGTGCCGAGAGTCAATACCACAAAGGTATTAAAATCCCTTCCTGTGCCCATCCATTTTTCACCATAGGCATACGCATTAGCGTCATTTTCAACCACAACAGGCAGGGAGAATTCATTCTCAAATATTTCCTTTACCGGAGAATTGTTAAGGCTGGTAATATTCGGCGACTCCAGCACTACACCGCGCTTCCTGTCTATTATGCCGGCAATCCCGAAACCAATGCCTGACACACCGGGCTTTACAAACCTTTTCACATTATCTGCAACCCTCTGGATAATATCATTTGAATTGGTGGGTTCTGTGAATTTTTCCAGCACCTCGCCTTTTTCCGAGACGCAGACAATTTTTATATTCGTGCCGCCGATGTCAATGCCGATTGCAGTCTTCATATGCCTTTTTACCTTTTAAAACTATTCCAACCACAGAGCACACAGAGAAAATATTCATTGTAAATTTATCATTGAAAACTTAGCATTGAAAATTTGCAATTTGAAATGATAATTGATAATTTTGCAATAAAAACTCTCCAGGCCCCTGTGATTAAGATTTTTGCATTTTTATAGACAATTAAACGGATGCGTCCCTGCAAAGTGTTTTAAGGGGTTATGAATATTATCACAAAACATTGAGATACTGCAAATCAGACGCAATGAGGGAATTAAAGAGATTCAATTATTTTCTTTGCCGCTTCCGATACGTTTAGTTTCTTAATTTCCTTTGTCCTTCTTGATTTAAATTCAATAATACCGTCTTTGAGTCCCTTCTCACCAACTATTACCTGCCATGGTATTCCTATCAGGTCTGCATCCTTAAATTTTACTCCCGGACTGACCTGCCTGTCGTCCAAAAAGACTTCAATCCTTTCTTTCCCAAGCTCCCTGCATAATGATTCCGCTGTGCTCTTAATATCAGGGTTATTAATATCAAGGGATATAACCTCCACATCAAAAGGCGCAATACTTTTAGGCCAGATAATCCCGTCCTTGTCATTATTTTGCTCAATGGCTGCCGCCGCAATCCTTGCAGGGC includes the following:
- a CDS encoding ROK family protein → MKTAIGIDIGGTNIKIVCVSEKGEVLEKFTEPTNSNDIIQRVADNVKRFVKPGVSGIGFGIAGIIDRKRGVVLESPNITSLNNSPVKEIFENEFSLPVVVENDANAYAYGEKWMGTGRDFNTFVVLTLGTGLGGGLIYKGELFEGPMEVGHMVINPDSSGRFCTCGSFGCLESYVSGRAIVDRAITLLEEGANSILRNCYDGNFYRITPELVYKTALEGDNLSRDIFRETGRYLGIGIANLINIFSPDAVILGGGLISSWDLFIEELRTEVSKRALEPLLHNVEILKTTFHEGSGSIGAAGLVLKRLPL